The following are encoded in a window of Thunnus albacares chromosome 17, fThuAlb1.1, whole genome shotgun sequence genomic DNA:
- the LOC122967005 gene encoding 5-hydroxytryptamine receptor 3A-like: MSAALRTLAFLALIGISSSQTPDCSYLGLLNHLNLSTTNNVLTIMRPVKNWTTSTLVQIDMLLFGILEVFSDFAHHVKSFKPRFFFTQRWTNEFLTWNSSDFCGINMLTVPRSMLWIPDITIQEDASDAGSSEKSQFVGVFPSGLVLADSRQVLTSTCQLNLFRFPFDEQSCNITFSSMNSEEKTINLGTFNNDTILTKYSEMIMITQGEWQLTNMEVEQYTHTQRRLVYMVKITRKPVLYVIILILPLFYLLVLDLASFFIHEARGEKLSFKVTVLLSISVLLLILQDMLPSTEDRLPLIATYCVTTFTLVGVSVLEAMLVSFLIDLEGPCGKKAQSSVDAHVDIQMEADHQKEPVGAEEETGEVKPEKSYPPSDWPKDLLKQILEEVRAAQQEAGRRDNVKTKPGYYRRLAEIIDSVFFVLYFLTCVIFMMFMFILWNP, encoded by the exons ATGTCAGCAGCTCTCAGGACTCTAGCTTTCCTGGCTTTAATTG GTATTTCCAGCAGTCAGACTCCAGACTGCTCCTACTTGGGTCTTCTGAATCACTTAAACCTGTCGACAACAAACAACGTTCTAACAATCATGCGACCTGTGAAAAACTGGACTACATCCACTTTAGTTCAGATTGACATGTTGTTGTTTGGTATTTTAGAAGTG TTTTCTGACTTTGCTCATCATGTAAAATCTTTCAAGCCCAGATTTTTCTTTACGCAGCGTTGGACAAATGAATTCCTAACTTGGAATTCGTCTGATTTTTGTGGGATAAACATGCTGACTGTTCCGAGATCGATGCTCTGGATCCCTGATATAACCATCCAAGAGGA CGCTTCCGATGCTGGGAGTAGTGAGAAGAGTCAGTTTGTCGGTGTGTTTCCCAGCGGTTTGGTGCTCGCCGACTCACGTCAGGTGCTGACCTCCACCTGTCAGCTCAATCTTTTCCGCTTCCCCTTCGATGAGCAAAGTTGTAATATCACATTTTCCTCCATGAACTCTGAAG agaaAACTATAAACCTTGGAACCTTCAACAATGACACGATCCTGACTAAATACTCTGAGATGATCATGATTACGCAGGGAGAATGGCAGCTCACTAACATGGAAGTTgaacaatacacacatactcaaaGAAGACTTGTGTACATG GTCAAAATCACCAGGAAACCAGTGCTTTATGTGATCATCTTAATCTTACCCCTTTTCTATTTACTGGTTCTGGATTTGGCCTCCTTCTTCATCCATGAGGCCAGAGGTGAAAAGCTGAGCTTCAAAGTGACCGTACTCCTGTCCATCTCCGTCTTACTGCTGATTCTTCAGGACATGTTGCCGTCCACTGAAGACAGGCTGCCATTGATAG CTACCTACTGTGTTACAACCTTCACCCTGGTGGGGGTAAGCGTCCTGGAGGCCATGTTGGTGAGCTTCCTCATCGACCTTGAGGGTCCCTGTGGTAAGAAGGCTCAAAGCTCAGTCGATGCTCATGTGGATATTCAGATGGAAGCCGACCATCAGAAAG AGCCAGTTGGAGCTGAAGAAGAGACAGGCGAGGTGAAACCGGAGAAGAGTTACCCTCCTTCGGATTGGCCCAAAGATCTGCTGAAACAAATCCTGGAGGAAGTGAGAGCAGCTCAACAGGAAGCTGGAAGACGAGACAACGTCAAGACAAAGCCTGGATACTACAGACGTCTGGCTGAAATCATAGACTCTGTGTTCTTTGTCCTCTATTTTTTaacttgtgtcatttttatgatGTTCATGTTTATATTGTGGAATCCATAG
- the tsen54 gene encoding tRNA-splicing endonuclease subunit Sen54, producing MADQNKTDTQEKFYSEILSPSELFAARARSHKIPVRGQKDFFPNDSDEQRERLEQSLNEHWSLISEERVERLGSLVKATWVPSDQIVELQSPAGKFWQTMGFSDNGKQYLLPEEALYLMECGNLQVFYQDLPLSIQDGYERFLSSNTVSLQQYQVFGHLKRLGYVVHRFDPSSEPSSYARQLNLPQSHDRAGRQVKRKRSTSPTPTSSHTDAQDASTTERMEEDERSHEGEEDKTLPESHVTTSSEAQTAATSPADKCEGRTWWVTDVGGDSGHQADHHAASGSARWDFSSILFPDLGSGERLSSCLASPDSSLLPGALAVGDCDVAPWRQRVNLREVKMSAKEREQDKHRRHWDVNKDKEVRQCRNWAEYRDLLARRERKRKGQQAHLWNSEVAPLHDPRQQIPTGELLDKISVIKSTHLLEGASRLKGSDEWRICFSVYQPDSVADFKKSNPGKPYSRMCVCSFDGPVPDLKAIKLLAFQSGDIPVVFAVVDHGDISFYTFKDFQLPTDIFP from the exons ATGGCGGACCAAAACAAGACAGACACTCAAGAGAAGTTCTACAGTGAAATATTAAG tCCATCTGAGCTGTTCGCAGCTCGGGCCAGGAGTCACAAGATCCCAGTCAGAGGACAGAAGGACTTCTTCCCCAATGACTCGGATGAGCAGAGAGAGCGTCTCGAGCAGAGTTTAAATGAACACTGGAGCCTGATATCAGAGGAGAGAGTGGAGAGGCT AGGAAGCCTCGTGAAGGCCACGTGGGTTCCAAGTGACCAGATTGTGGAGCTTCAGTCTCCAGCT GGCAAGTTTTGGCAGACGATGGGCTTCTCTGACAACGGCAAACAGTATCTCCTCCCTGAAGAGGCTCTCTACCTGAtggagtgt GGAAACCTGCAGGTGTTTTACCAGGACCTGCCGCTGTCCATCCAGGACGGATATGAGAGGTTTCTGTCCTCAAACACAGTGAGCCTCCAGCAATATCAG GTGTTCGGGCATTTGAAGAGACTTGGATATGTCGTGCACAGGTTCGATCCCAG ttcagAGCCGTCATCCTATGCGAGACAGCTCAACCTGCCTCAGTCACATGACAGAGCAGGGAGACAAGTGAAGAGGAAACGCAGCACCAGCCCCACGCCTACATCCAG TCATACTGACGCACAAGACGCATCCACGACGGAGAGAATGGAGGAGGATGAACGCAGCCATGAAGGCGAGGAGGATAAAACACTTCCTGAGTCGCACGTGACGACCTCTTCAGAGGCCCAAACCGCCGCTACAAGTCCAGCGGATAAATGCGAGGGCAGGACCTGGTGGGTGACGGATGTTGGCGGGGACTCAGGCCATCAGGCGGATCACCACGCCGCCTCGGGTTCAGCACGCTGGGACTTCAGCTCCATCCTTTTCCCAGACCTGGGCTCCGGCGAGCGCCTCTCCAGCTGCCTGGCCTCCCCGGACTCCTCTCTGCTGCCCGGGGCGTTGGCTGTGGGAGACTGTGACGTCGCCCCCTGGAGGCAGAGAGTAAACCTACGAGAGGTAAAGATGTCGGCAAAGGAGAGGGAACAGGACAAGCATAGGCGTCACTGGGATGTCAACAAAGACAAGGAG GTTCGGCAGTGCAGAAACTGGGCAGAGTATCGGGATCTGCTGGCAAGGCGAGAGAGGAAGCGTAAAGGTCAACAGGCACACTTGTGGAACAGCGAAGTCGCTCCTTTACATGACCCAAGACAACAAATCCCCACCG gGGAGCTGCTGGATAAAATCAGTGTGATTAAATCCACCCATTTGCTGGAGGGAGCCTCCAG GTTGAAAGGTTCAGACGAGTGGAGgatttgtttcagtgtttaccAACCTGACTCGGTGGCTGATTTCAAGAAGAGCAACCCGGGGAAACCTTACTCCcgcatgtgtgtttgcag TTTCGACGGTCCCGTGCCCGACCTGAAAGCTATCAAGCTGCTGGCCTTCCAGAGCGGAGACATCCCGGTGGTCTTTGCTGTGGTGGACCACGGAGACATCTCCTTTTATACCTTCAAAGACTTCCAGCTGCCCACCGATATCTTCCCCTGA
- the LOC122967009 gene encoding zinc finger protein 436-like produces the protein METISTSVKPATQSSVKMPITCRILLNSIKTETMEEYEAEEKTNSSKMSSSAEKQTSKNLAGPHDEGEESFIGGQMDPHQRADTVEKTRRCDQCQKSFSSSAYLKYHQRIHTGEKPYTCDQCGRSFTASGNLKNHQRTHTGEKPYTCDQCGRSFTQSGNLKNHQRTHTGEKPYTCDQLW, from the exons atggaaacaatcAGTACATCTGTCAAACCTGCTACTCAGAGCTCAGTCAAGATGCCCATCACCTGCAGGATTCTATTAAACTCCATTAAGACAGAAACG ATGGAGGAATATGAAGCAGAGGAGAAGacaaacagcagtaaaatgAGCTCATCAGCAGAG aaacaaacaagcaaaaacttAGCTGGACCTCATGATGAGGGTGAGGAGAGTTTCATAGGAGGACAAATGGATCCACATCAGCGAGCCGACACTGTGGAGAAAACACGTCGCTGTGACCAGTGTCAGAAGAGCTTCTCTTCCTCAGCATATTTGAA GTATCACCAACGTATCCACACTGGAGAAAAGCCTTACACCTGTGACCAGTGTGGTAGGAGTTTCACTGCATCTGGAAATTTAAAGAACCATCAGCGCACTCACACTGGAGAAAAGCCTTACACCTGTGACCAGTGTGGTAGGAGTTTCACTCAATCTGGAAATTTAAAGAACCATCAGCGCACTCACACTGGAGAAAAGCCTTACACCTGTGACCAGT TGTGGTAG
- the LOC122966772 gene encoding pentraxin fusion protein-like, which yields MKFSGVLFLVAISTMLAVSDAIKTVVFPTKTCTDYVELNPLKSLNLAAFTLCMRVATELSGYREVILFAYRTTNADELNVWRELDGRLALYLRTSAGSEAVHFQVPQLGALETHLCVTWDSSSGATALFLDGRKSLTKIYKKGHRVQSGGRVILGQDLDSYRGSFDAKQSFVGEISDVNMWDSVLPDSTIQRMSSGKRVPRGNVFDWEATRLEIHGGAKVLNREL from the exons atgaaattttCAGGCGTTCTTTTTCTCGTTGCCATCTCCACGATGTTGGCAG TGAGTGATGCCATTAAGACCGTGGTATTCCCCACAAAGACATGTACCGATTATGTTGAGTTGAACCCTCTGAAATCTCTGAACTTGGCAGCATTCACTCTGTGCATGCGTGTCGCCACAGAGCTCAGTGGGTACCGTGAGGTCATTCTCTTTGCATATCGGACAACAAACGCTGATGAGCTGAATGTGTGGCGTGAACTGGACGGCAG attgGCCCTGTACCTGAGAACATCGGCAGGTTCAGAAGCTGTTCACTTCCAAGTCCCTCAGCTTGGTGCGCTTGAGACCCACCTTTGTGTCACCTGGGATTCCAGTTCAGGTGCTACTGCCCTCTTCCTGGACGGGAGGAAAAGCCTGACTAAAATCTACAAGAAGGGTCACAGAGTGCAGTCTGGAGGCAGGGTTATCCTCGGACAAGATCTGGACAGTTATAGGGGTTCTTTTGATGCCAAACAGAGTTTTGTCGGGGAGATCAGTGATGTTAATATGTGGGACTCTGTCCTCCCAGACAGCACCATCCAACGCATGTCCTCTGGGAAGAGAGTACCAAGAGGAAACGTTTTTGACTGGGAAGCTACACGGCTTGAAATTCATGGGGGGGCAAAGGTCCTTAATCGTGAACTGTAG